The stretch of DNA TTTCTATTTTTTTGAATTACTTCTGAGATGATGAATTTTCCAACTTCTTGCAAAAATGCTGGTAAAAGTAGTTCATTTTTTAAATCAAAATTTATATTTGAAACCCAAGTATTTATAATATTACTGGCTAATGCACTAGAAAAAAGGAAATCTTCATTTTTTACAGCATAAGCTAATAAATTGCTATTTATAGTATCCTGAATAGCTGAGCCAATGGCAACAGAAATTGTAAAATTTATTCCAAGTAAATTTATTGCTCTATTTAGTGTTTCAACTCTACTTTTAAATCCAAACATATTTGAATTTGCAATCTTTAAAATGGTTACTATCATTAAAGGATCTTTTTCAATAATAGAAATTAATGTTTGTATATCAGCATTTCCAATACTTTTATATTTTCCCAGTTCAATCACACTTGAAGGAAGAGCAGGTAAAGAGTTTATCTCTTCTAATAAATCTTTTTTCATAATTATTAATACTTTATTTCAATTTCATCTTCATCAATAAGAAGATTAAAATTGGTGTTATTTTCTTTTAAATCATTAAATATTTTACAAATATTATTTTTAATAAAGGTCTCATTTTTTTTGAAAACTAATAAAAAATTGTTTTTATAAACACTTGTAAAAATAAATCTTATTATGTATTTTGATAATACAATTTGATGTTCTTCAAAACCAGCCTCCAAAATATTTAGTTCTTGAGTTGTTTCTAAAATAGAAGTTTCACATAATCCATGAAATATATTATTTGAAATAAAATTTTCTAAAGGAGCTTTAATTTCAGCTATTGGAGTAGTTTTAGTGATTTTATTTTTAATTACTAAAAACTCATTTTCTAAATCATGATATTTATTTTTTAAAAATTCATCTAAAATTAAATCAGTTGATATTTGAATACTACTTAAGATTTTAGAATTTATTTCATTGTATTCACTATGTAGAATTTCCAAACCATTGATTTGAATAAAAGTAGCATATAATTTTTTTGCTTTTTCTAAATTGATTTGATTTGTTGAATAAAAAAGACTAAGGCTTAAATAAATTTTTGAATAAACAGACAATAAATGAGAAGCAATTTTATATTCATTTACGTATGTATAAATTTTAGTTAAAACATCTTCTAATTCTAAACTAAATTTATAAGAAATAGATTTATTTATACACAAATCAAAAATTGCTAATTTAAAATATTCGTGATAATCATTATTTATAGGATTATATTGTGTAAGTATTTGAGCAATATGATAATACTTATAAATAGGAATATTTTCATCAAAATATAAAAGTTGAAAAATAATTTCCATATTTGTATTGGTTAAATTTTCTTGAGAAAATATAAAATCATCAATAATCAAAAGATAATCAAGTTTTTTCATAAAATCAGGATTAACTTCATAGGTAGTTAATAGAGAATTTAAAAGATTATTTTGAAATTCTTCTTGATTCTGCGCAATCACTTCACTTGGAAGATATAAACTAAATTTTTTGTAATAAAATCTTAAAATTTTTTGGAAATATTCTGAATCAAAATACAAATCTTCATTGAGCTTAGTTTTTAAATCTTTTATTAAATTTAGAATCAAAATTGAAGAATTCTTTTTAAATATTAAAAATTCTTGAGAATCTATATTTTCATTTTCATTTCCAAAATTGCTATCTTTTGACAAAATGTAACCATCTTCATATCTTTCAAGAGTTAATAAATAGTTTTTAAAAGTAGTTTTTAAATCATCTATATCAACTTTAATCTCATCATATGAGAAGTAATATAAATATTTTCCCTGAATGTTATTTAATTTATTTAGTTTATTTTCATCTAATAAAATGGTAAATTTTACAGTATTTATAGTTTCTGTCATTAATTCGATAAAAAATTTAATACATTTTTTTGCAATTATATCAATAGAGTTGAAACTACATAATAAAGTAATAGTTTTTAGTAAAATAATATAAGAATCAAAAGTTAAAGAAAATAGTTTTTCATCTTTTGTGTACAACTCTTGTAATCTTGTTTCGTAAAATCTAAATATTGTAGAAACGGCATCAAAATTGTAATTATTATAAGATTCTAATATCTTTTCATTTGTTCCAATAGCTAAAATATGTAATATTATATTTATATCTTTAAAAAAATAAATAGTATCTTTTTTTGTAATATTTAAAAGTTTTTTTTCAATATAGTGATTTAAATGTTCTTTAAATGTAAGATTATTTAAAAATAAATCCTCTAAATCGTTTGGAATTTTTTCTTTTTTAATAGATAAAGTTTCAATATAGTTTATAGTATATAAAATATTTTTTTCGATAGAACTGATTAATTGATTGTCATTTTTTAAGATATTATATTTTTCTAATATAAAATCTATTTGTTTTATAAAATCTCTTTGTTCTAACTCTTGTCCTGTATACAAAGAAAAAATTGAAGAGTTTACCAAATCTTTATTAATAATCATTGTCTCTCCTCTTGCATATTTCAATTTATTATATAGAAAAGAAACTTATACAAATAATAATTTTAAATTAAGGGAAGTAATTAAGGTTCTCTAAACATATTTAGCTATAATCGATTTACAATTCAAATATAATAAACTATAGGATTTTAGAAATGAGAAATTGGTTAGACAATCATAAAAATGACAAAATTAGAACTCAAATGTACTATGCAAAACAAGGAATTATTACTCCAGATATGGAATATGTGGCAAAAGTTGAGAAACTTGACCCTGAGCTTGTAAGAGCTGAAATTGAAAGAGGAAGATTAATAATTCCTGCAAATGTTAACCATAGACAATTAGTTCCAATGGCAATTGGAATTGCATCTTCATGCAAAATAAACGCAAATATCGGTTCTTCTGCACTTGCTTCAAATGTTGAAGGTGAAATAGAAAAAGTTGATGTTTGTTTAAAATATGGTGCTGATACAATCATGGATTTAAGTACAGGTGGTGACTTAGATATGATTAGAACAGCTGTAATTAAACACTCTACAGTTCCAATTGGAACAGTGCCTATTTATCAAATTTTACATGATGTAAAAGATAAAATCGAAGATTTATCAATTGATGTTATGTTAAAAGTTATTGAAAAACAAGCACAACAAGGTGTTTCATACTTTACTATTCATGCTGGATTCTTATTAGAATTTATGCCTCATGTTGCAAAAAGAAAAATGGGAATAGTAAGTCGAGGTGGTTCTTTAATGGCTGCTTGGATGATGCATTATCACAGAGAAAATCCATTTTATGAAGCATTTGATGAAATTTTAGATATTTGTGCAAAATACGATGTATCTTTATCTTTAGGAGATTCATTAAGACCTGGATGTTTAGCTGATGCATCTGATGAAGCTCAATTAAATGAGTTAAAAGTTTTAGGTGAATTAACACTTAGAGCTTGGGAAAAAAATGTTCAAGTTATGATTGAAGGTCCTGGTCACGTTCCTTTAAATCAAATTGAAAGAAATATGAAACTTGAAAAAGAGTATTGTCACGAAGCACCGTTCTATATTTTAGGACCACTTACAACTGATATTGCTGCTGGTTATGACCATATTTCATCTGCAATTGGTGCAGCTGTTGGTGGATGGCATGGCGCAAGTATGCTTTGTTATGTAACTCCAAAAGAACACTTAGGTTTACCAAATGCGGAAGATGTTAGAAATGGAATTATTGCTTATAAAATAGCAGCTCACAGTGCTGATATTGCACGTGGAAGAAAAGGTGCTAGAGATATTGATGATGAAATGTCTGATGCTAGATATGGCTTTGACTGGAACAAACAGTTTGAATTATGCTTAGATCCAGAAAGAGCTAAAGAATATCATGATGAAACATTACCTCAAGATGTATTTAAAGAAGCAGAATTCTGCTCAATGTGTGGACCAAAATTCTGCTCATATAAAATTACTCAAAAAATTGTAAAAGAGCATGGTCAAGCAATGATTGACATTGCTGGTTAATTAAGATATAAATTATCCTATTTAAAATATAATACAATGATTAAAAAAATATAAAGGAATTTTTATATGGCAAATGTAGAAAATATTAAAAAAGAATTAGAAAATATTAAATATCCAGGTTTTGCAAAATCAATAGTAGAGTTTGGATTTGTAAAAGATATTCAAGTGGATGGAACAAATTGTTCTATTCTTCTTGATATTACTTCAACAGCTGCTGAAGTTGAAGTACAATTAAGAAAAGAAATTGCAGCCTGTTTAAGTGCTATTGGAATAAATGTTACACTAAATTTTAATAAACCACAAGAACAAAAACAAGCAAGTAATAGTGTAAGTGGAAAAAATATAGCTCCTCAAATCAAAAAAGTTGTAATGGTAAGCTCAGGAAAAGGTGGAGTTGGGAAATCAACTACAACTGTAAACTTAGCAGTTGCAGCTGCAATGCAAGGTAAAAGAGTGGGTATCCTTGATGCTGATATTTATGGACCAAATATTCCTCGTATGATGGGTTTACAAGGTAAGGAAGTAGAAATTGTTGGAGATAAAGCAAAACCTTTAAATGCTTACGGTGTTGATGTTATGTCAATGGGTATGTTAATGGAAGAGGGGCAAGCTCTTATTTGGAGAGGTGCTATGATTATGAAAGCAATCCAACAACTTTTAAGAGATATTTTATGGGAAGAGTTAGATATTTTATTTATTGATATGCCTCCTGGAACTGGTGATGCTCAATTAACTTTAGCTCAAAGTGTTCCTGTAAGTGCTGGAATAAATGTAACAACTCCTCAGCATGTTGCACTTGATGATTCAAGAAGATCTTTAGATATGTTCAAAAAACTTCATATTCCAGTTGCTGGAATTGTTGAAAATATGAGTGGATTTGTTTGTCCTTCATGTAATGTAGAATCTGATATTTTTGGAATGGGAACTTGTGAAGAACTTGCAGTTCAATACAATACTCAAGTATTAGCAAATTTACCAATTGAACCAGCTATTAGAGAAGGTGGAGATGCAGGAAAACCTGTAGTTTATTTCAATCCTGAATCAGTTTCAGCAAAAAGATATATGATTGCAGCGGATAAATTAATTCAATTCTTAGCAAATATTGATGACAATATTGATAATTCAGCGATTCAACCAATTATGCCAGCAGGTGTAAGTGCTTGTTCAACTGAAGGTCAAAAAATAAAAGCTGAACATGAATCAGCTCAAAAAGCTAAAAGTGGTGAAAGTTGTGGAACTGGATGTGGTTGCCACTAAAAAACGTAAAATATAAAAAGAGTTTTTGAACTCTTTTTATAAACTTATTTATCAACTCTTGAATTTTTTTCTTCAATCCCAGAAATCCCAAATCTTCTAGCTAACTCTTGTTTAACTCTATCTGGACTTATGTTTTTTGATGCAAGTGCAACTAAAACATGGTATGTAATATCAGCCGCTTCGTAAATAATCTCTTCTGTATCATTATCTTTTATGGCAAAAGTAAACTCGCCAGATTCTTCAACTATTTTTTTAAGCATTGAATTTTGTTTACCTTGAAGAAGTTTTGCTGTGTATGATTTATTTGGATCATCATTTTTTTTCTCTTGAATAGTGTGATATAAAGTATTTATAACTCCATAAGCATTACTTGTATTTATTTGTACATCACTTATAGTTTCATTAGTATTTAGATTTGTGAAAAAACAAGATTTTCTTCCTGTGTGACAAGCAACACCTTCTTGATTTACTTTTAAAAGTAATGTGTCATTATCACAATCAACTAAAATTTCAACAACTTCTTGAAGGTGATTTGAACTTTCACCTTTTTTCCAGATTCTTTGTTTACTTCTACTAAAATAGTGAGCATAGTTTGTTTTGATTGTCAGTTCAAGAGCTTCTTGATTCATATATGCAAGCATTAAAACTTCATTTGTTGTTGCATCTTGAGTAATAACTGGAATTAGATTATCCATCTTTAGCCAATCAATTCTATTTAATTGTTCCATAATCTTTTCCTTTAAAAGTTTGTTTGAACATCAATTCTTAGTAAATCTATAGTTCTTTCTTCTTTATTTATGTCAACATCAATACCAAAGTTAAAATCGTTTTTATTTTTATTTTCTTCAAATGATCTGTAATCTTCAATCTTTTCATATTTAATATTTTCGTCGTATTTTATTTCAGGTTTGATTTTTACAATAGATTCTATTTCTTTTGCATAAATAGAATTTGTCAAGATTAATAAAGAAGTAGGAATTAGTAAAAAAGATTTTTTTTTCATAGTTTTTTAAAGAAGTAGTTACCTACTTCTTTTTATTTATTTATAACTGCATCTCTAGATTTGTCTTTAGTATCAACCCAAATATTTGGAGTTGAACCACCCGGTGTTAAGAATATCTTCGCATCTTTATTTTCTCTTAGTGCATCATTGAATTTACCTTGAACTTCAATTTGTTGCATTTGTAATAGGTTAGAAGTTAAAGATTCAGCGATAGTTTTATTTGCAACAGATTGTGCTTTTGCTTCAATGGTTACAGCATCTGCTCTACCTTGTGCTTCAATTCTTTTAGCTTCTGCTTCACCAGTTGCTTGTGCAGCTCTTTTTTCAGCTTCTTGTTTTGCTCTTAAAACTTCGTATCTTACTCTTTCAGATTCTTGATTAGCTATTTGAACTCTTTCAATTTGTTCTTTAATTTTTTCAGGAAGTACAATTTCTCTTAATTGAACAGACTCAATAGTAACTGAACCTTCAGCTAATTCTGTAACTTGTGTTTTTATTAACGTATCAAGGTTTGTAGCAATTTCGTTTCTTTTCATTGGAAGTTCTTCTGCGTTAAATCCTCCAATAACATTTCTTACAACATTTCTTACAACTGGATTTACTATCTTATCTTCCCAAGATAATCCCCATGTAGCAATCGTAGCTGGTGCTCCTGATGCTGTAAGTCTATATTGAACTGTAAGTTCAATAGAAACAGGTAAACCTCTTGAATCAAGAACGCTAATAGCTGGATTGATTTTAATTCCTGCATCAAATCCACTCATCTCTTCAACACTTCTATAATTTAATAGTCTAACTTTTGTATCAACTATTATAACTTTTTGGAAAACGGGAATATATAAGTGAAAACCAGGATTTAATGGTGTTTCATCGTATTTTCCTGTTGTTGCTTTAATACCAACTTGTCCTGATTCAATAATAACAAATGGTTTAAAAATAAAAAGTGCAGCAATAACTATGATAACTAGATAAAGCATTCCTGCCTTTTTCCCAAAGTTTTTGAAAAACTCTGGTGTTTCAAAAGGAGGTTGGAAATTTCCACCACCATTGTTATTTCCACCACTATTATTCTGTTGTCTATTTTTAAAATAATCGTTGTCTATAGGCATAATTTTCCTTGTTTTAAATATTTAATGGGTTAATGTTACTTAACATTAGTTAACATATGTTAAATACTTAATATATTTTTCATTTTTTCCAGCAACTACATCAAAGTATGCTGATTGAATTTTTTCTGTAATTGGACCACGTGAGCCACAACCAATAACTCTTGCATCAACATCTCTAATTGGAGTAATTTCAGCAGCTGTTCCTGTAAAGAATGCTTCATCAGCGATATAAACTTCTTCTCTACTAATTCTTCTTCTTACAACTTCAATTCCCATATCAGCGGCAAGTTCTATAACAGTAGCTTGTGTGATTGATTCTAATGAGTTATCATTTGGAGGAGTGATTAATTTTCCATCTCTTACTATAAAGAAACAAGCCCCAGATGCTTCAGCAATATAACCTTGGTCATCTCTTAGTAAAGCTTCATCATATCCAGCTTCAACAGCTTCAAATTTTGCCATTTGAGAATTTAAATAATTTGCAACAGCTTTTGCTTTTCCCATACCAGAAGTATTTGGAGTTCTTGTAAATGATGAAATTTTAACTCTTACACCTTTTCTAAGACCTTCTTCTCCTAAATAAGCTCCCCATTCCCATGCAGAAACAGATACATTTACCGGAGCATCTTTATGATAAAGTCCCATAACACCGTAACCTAAGTAAACTAAAGGTCTAATATAAGCACCTTCGAATAATTCATTTTTTTGTAATAATTCAACTTGTGCTTTATTCAATTCTTCAAGTGAAAAAGGTACATTCATTAGTGTCATTTTTGAAGAGTTTAATAATCTTTGTGTATGTTCATTAAGTTTGAAAATAGCACATCTTCCATCAACAGTTTTGTATGCTTTTGTTCCTTCAATAGCACCATTCCCATAATGAAGAGTGTGGCTTAATACATGTACTTTTGCATCATTCCAATTTACAAATTCTCCATCCATCCATATATATTTTGACTCAGTCATTTTATTAATTCCTAATAATTAAATTTTTAATCATCCATTTTATCCAAGATATTATTAAAATAAACTCTTAATAATTAATTATTAGATATTTAAATATAATAAAAGGAAAAAGTATAAAAGAGTAAAAAATGTTTCTAAAAAGGATTTTTAATTTATTGATTTTTATATTTCTTAGCTTTTTTATAACAGCTTGTTCGGTTAACAATAATCAACTTCAAGTTAATCAAAAAAAGATTTATGAAAAAGAGCCAATAACTCCTCAATTAAAAAATGAAATAAATCAAATTTTGCAACTAATCAAACAAAATAATCTAGCTTTATTGAATAGTAAATATATTCATCCAATAAATGGTTATTATGATGTTACAAAATTTGAATATAAAAATATATTTGAAATTAAAAATAGTATTTCAGAACTAAACAATGAAATAGATTCATTTGAAATAAAAACTGAAAAAGTAACTTTTAATTGTAGTCCTTTGGATGATAGTTTATATGGATGGGATAAAGAAGGAGTTTTTTTAAATTCTCAAACAACGCCATTTATTACAAAAATTATGGAAGAAGCAAATATTTTACAAACAAATAGGTTTAAAAAAGAAGAGATTGAAAAAGCAGATTTTATAGAACAAACAAGTTATGAAGTGATAATTCCATACAACATAATATTTTATATAACAAAACTTGAAAATAATTGGTATATAACTTTGATTGATAATGTAACAACAGATTGTAGTAGATAAAGGTTAGAAAATGAGTCAACAAGAGTTTTGGAATAATAAATTTTCAAAAGCAAATTATTTTTATGGAACAAAAGCAAATGAATTTTTAGCTTCAAAAATTGAATTATTTAATAATCATAAAAAACTTTTATGCTTAGGCGAGGGTGAAGGAAGAAATGCGATATTTTTTGCTCAAAATGGGTTTGAAGTAAGTGCAATTGATGCTTCAAATTTAGGATTAGAAAAACTTCAAAATAGGGCTATTGAAGAGAAGTTAGATATAAAAACTACTTGTATGGATTTGAATTTTTGGAAAGTTTTAGAAAAATATGATGTGATAGTAGCTTCTTATTTACACATGTATAAAGATGAAAGAGAAGAGTTATTTAAAAAAATTGAAGATTCTTTAAATAGAAATGGTTACTTTATTGCTGAGTTTTTTTCAACAAAACAATTATCTTTTAATAGTGGTGGACCAAAGGATTTGGATTTACTTTATAGTCTTGAAGATTTTTCAAATTATTTTAATTCATGTAAAAAAAATATTACAGAAGAAATAGTGGTTTTAGATGAAGGAATTGGTCATCGAGGTGAGGCTTGTGTGATTAGAGTTGTTGTTCAAAAGAATTGATTTAACAACTTTTAACTACGATTTAAGTACACTATCTAATAATAAATATCAAAAACAATTATAATTAATAATACAGAGAAAAAAATGTTAGAAACAATAAAAAATTTAATTAAAGAAAAAGTTTTAATAATCGATGGAGCTATGGGAACACAGCTTCAATTAGCAGATATAAAACAAGAAGAGTGGTTATTTGAAAATCAAGATTTAGAAGGTTGTAATGAACTTTTAAATCTTACTGCTCCACATATTTTGGAAAAAATCCATGATGATTATGCTCTTGCTGGGGCTGATTTAATATGTACAAACACTTTTGGTTCAATGCCTTGGGTTTTAGATGAATATGGTATTGGACATACATCTTATGAATTATCAAGATTGGGTGCGGAACTTGTAAAAAAATCTTGTGAAAAATATAGTACACCTCAAAAACCTAGATTTGTTGTAGCTTCAATTGGACCTGGAACAAAACTGCCATCATTGGGTCATATCAAATATGATGAAATGTATGAGGGTTATAAAATTATGGCTCAAGGTTTAGCTGATGGTGGAACTGATATATTTTTACTTGAAACTTGCCAAGATCCACTTCAAATAAAAGCAGCACTTCATGCTTTAAATGACACAGCACCTCATATTCCAATTATGGTTTCTGTAACCATTGAACTTTCTGGAACAATGTTAATTGGAACAGACGCTATGACAATAGCTGCGATTTTAAGTCCATTTAATATTTTATCTTTAGGATTTAACTGTGGAACAGGACCAAAACAAGTTCATAAACATGTTAAAACTTTAAGTGAAGTTTGTAAGTTCCCAATTTCAGTTCATGCAAATGCAGGACTTCCTCAAAATAGAGGTG from Arcobacter suis CECT 7833 encodes:
- a CDS encoding HDOD domain-containing protein, whose amino-acid sequence is MKKDLLEEINSLPALPSSVIELGKYKSIGNADIQTLISIIEKDPLMIVTILKIANSNMFGFKSRVETLNRAINLLGINFTISVAIGSAIQDTINSNLLAYAVKNEDFLFSSALASNIINTWVSNINFDLKNELLLPAFLQEVGKFIISEVIQKNRKSEEFLMELEETKDTTFCEKKFTGYSCARITANIFKQWNLSPNIIIPIAFTENTESCPNEFKIKAQILEIVKILCDIRYPLSDQNIEKALEKVVLYDFDVEHFLNSIDVIKEVINQNS
- the thiC gene encoding phosphomethylpyrimidine synthase ThiC; its protein translation is MRNWLDNHKNDKIRTQMYYAKQGIITPDMEYVAKVEKLDPELVRAEIERGRLIIPANVNHRQLVPMAIGIASSCKINANIGSSALASNVEGEIEKVDVCLKYGADTIMDLSTGGDLDMIRTAVIKHSTVPIGTVPIYQILHDVKDKIEDLSIDVMLKVIEKQAQQGVSYFTIHAGFLLEFMPHVAKRKMGIVSRGGSLMAAWMMHYHRENPFYEAFDEILDICAKYDVSLSLGDSLRPGCLADASDEAQLNELKVLGELTLRAWEKNVQVMIEGPGHVPLNQIERNMKLEKEYCHEAPFYILGPLTTDIAAGYDHISSAIGAAVGGWHGASMLCYVTPKEHLGLPNAEDVRNGIIAYKIAAHSADIARGRKGARDIDDEMSDARYGFDWNKQFELCLDPERAKEYHDETLPQDVFKEAEFCSMCGPKFCSYKITQKIVKEHGQAMIDIAG
- a CDS encoding Mrp/NBP35 family ATP-binding protein, whose product is MANVENIKKELENIKYPGFAKSIVEFGFVKDIQVDGTNCSILLDITSTAAEVEVQLRKEIAACLSAIGINVTLNFNKPQEQKQASNSVSGKNIAPQIKKVVMVSSGKGGVGKSTTTVNLAVAAAMQGKRVGILDADIYGPNIPRMMGLQGKEVEIVGDKAKPLNAYGVDVMSMGMLMEEGQALIWRGAMIMKAIQQLLRDILWEELDILFIDMPPGTGDAQLTLAQSVPVSAGINVTTPQHVALDDSRRSLDMFKKLHIPVAGIVENMSGFVCPSCNVESDIFGMGTCEELAVQYNTQVLANLPIEPAIREGGDAGKPVVYFNPESVSAKRYMIAADKLIQFLANIDDNIDNSAIQPIMPAGVSACSTEGQKIKAEHESAQKAKSGESCGTGCGCH
- the hisIE gene encoding bifunctional phosphoribosyl-AMP cyclohydrolase/phosphoribosyl-ATP diphosphatase HisIE, which codes for MEQLNRIDWLKMDNLIPVITQDATTNEVLMLAYMNQEALELTIKTNYAHYFSRSKQRIWKKGESSNHLQEVVEILVDCDNDTLLLKVNQEGVACHTGRKSCFFTNLNTNETISDVQINTSNAYGVINTLYHTIQEKKNDDPNKSYTAKLLQGKQNSMLKKIVEESGEFTFAIKDNDTEEIIYEAADITYHVLVALASKNISPDRVKQELARRFGISGIEEKNSRVDK
- a CDS encoding prohibitin family protein; this encodes MPIDNDYFKNRQQNNSGGNNNGGGNFQPPFETPEFFKNFGKKAGMLYLVIIVIAALFIFKPFVIIESGQVGIKATTGKYDETPLNPGFHLYIPVFQKVIIVDTKVRLLNYRSVEEMSGFDAGIKINPAISVLDSRGLPVSIELTVQYRLTASGAPATIATWGLSWEDKIVNPVVRNVVRNVIGGFNAEELPMKRNEIATNLDTLIKTQVTELAEGSVTIESVQLREIVLPEKIKEQIERVQIANQESERVRYEVLRAKQEAEKRAAQATGEAEAKRIEAQGRADAVTIEAKAQSVANKTIAESLTSNLLQMQQIEVQGKFNDALRENKDAKIFLTPGGSTPNIWVDTKDKSRDAVINK
- a CDS encoding branched-chain amino acid transaminase, translating into MTESKYIWMDGEFVNWNDAKVHVLSHTLHYGNGAIEGTKAYKTVDGRCAIFKLNEHTQRLLNSSKMTLMNVPFSLEELNKAQVELLQKNELFEGAYIRPLVYLGYGVMGLYHKDAPVNVSVSAWEWGAYLGEEGLRKGVRVKISSFTRTPNTSGMGKAKAVANYLNSQMAKFEAVEAGYDEALLRDDQGYIAEASGACFFIVRDGKLITPPNDNSLESITQATVIELAADMGIEVVRRRISREEVYIADEAFFTGTAAEITPIRDVDARVIGCGSRGPITEKIQSAYFDVVAGKNEKYIKYLTYVN
- a CDS encoding class I SAM-dependent methyltransferase — its product is MSQQEFWNNKFSKANYFYGTKANEFLASKIELFNNHKKLLCLGEGEGRNAIFFAQNGFEVSAIDASNLGLEKLQNRAIEEKLDIKTTCMDLNFWKVLEKYDVIVASYLHMYKDEREELFKKIEDSLNRNGYFIAEFFSTKQLSFNSGGPKDLDLLYSLEDFSNYFNSCKKNITEEIVVLDEGIGHRGEACVIRVVVQKN